The nucleotide sequence AACTTAAAGATCTTAATTACATCTAATTTTCACTTGATTactaaaattctctcatttaTTTATTCAGGGCTAGAAAGCCCTTTCAGTCAATATTAGCTATCAaaatttaatgatttccaaTCAATTAGTCAATATGTTAGAAATTGATAGTATAAGATGCTTAAAAATGCTAAAATCATTAATCACGGTGCAATTTGCTAATCGGTTATAGTTAGAGGGTGCATATTGCAACAAACCACAATCATTGTGCAGAGTGCAGAGTGCAAACTGCTTATTGGTCGCGTGATTTCAATCTAGTTAAAGTAGCTGGTGACCTCAGTCAACGTTTTACAACTAGCTAAGACCCTCCATATGTTATATGCATTCATCAAAGGACCCTTCAtttctttaacccaaaaaagaaaaaaggcacCCTTCATTTCGCCCGAAAAATCAAGAATCGGTGAGAGATGGAAACGGCTGTTGGGGTTGGAGTGCGATTCATCTTACAAAATGTGCTGCAGTTGATCCAAGACAATCGTAAACTGATAAGCAGTAATGATACCAAACTGGACGAACTGTGCAGTGACCTGGATCTCTTGAAGACCTTCATGGACAAGTACGGTGAAGAGCACTACGATAACGAGGTCCTCAGGAAGCTGGCGGGCGACTTCAGGCGTCTTGCCCGCGAAGTTGAAGATGTCCTAGAAACGCATATTGTTGACAAGTTAGTGTACACCAACAAGAACATATTCAAGAAAGCAGTAGGGGTCTTCGATCACCTGAACAATCTGAGGAATACTGGTAAGGACGTGCTGAACCTGAGTATGAAGATGAAGAAAGCAGAGGATGACAACAGAGGGATTGGCATCCCCACCTGGACAATGGAAGAGATCAAGAAAGATAATTCAACTTCTGAAGACAATAAGGTACTAGTTGATTGTCAAATAATACTAAATTGCAATTTACTTCAGCAATTCTAATGTTTGGAAATATCATATTTCAAGTTCCTTGGATGAAGAATTTGCAGCTTTTTTATcattatttatttgcttattttttcAGTAGAGGGACGGGATTTAGAGAAGTGGGGAGGGGATGATGGATTTGAACTCAGAACCTCTCATTCTTTGGATTTCAACCTTATCTGTTAGACCAAGGTCTCCTCGGCTGTAGCGTTTATCATTTATCTTCTGTTTCGAACTAGCAGTTGCTTCTTTTCTAATTGAATTGCACCTTCAAAATGTTGAAGTGTTAATAATAAGAGTATTAGAATTGTTGCTAACAAATAAGTATCTGAACCCATTTGTCTTCTTGGCAGTTTGACCAAATTGATAGCTAAATCCAAGATTCTATGAATTGTATGTTTTAGGAAAcaagttacaaacttacaatcTTGACGTATATAGTAATTTTAATGGGAGCTCAATTATACCTGAACTCTTAATTGGGTCAAAAGCGGCAAAATAATAGCCCTTTGCTTATTGATTCATCACAAAGTTAAGGTGCAAAGCATCAAAGTCTCAATATTTCAAGGGTACAGAGGGTACTAGCCCGCCTTAATTTATTCTGATTCAACGTTGTGGTTTGCATTTTAGTCTGAACGAGATTTTCTTTACTTTCATGCTAATAGGCTGGTAGCAATCAAGAGGGAGACAGAATAATTGGATTTGATGATGCAGCTGATGATGTACTGGAACTTCTCGGTGGGAAAGAACTAGTTGAAAGCAAATCTGCAGTAGAGGAGCAAAGCAAGTGTGAGACAGGGCAACATAGCGAGTCAAAGCCACCAAGCACATCTAAGGCAGAGCTACATAATGCGTCAAAGCAGCTAGAAGTTGTTTCAATTCATGGCATGGTTGGTCTAGGAAAGACTACACTTGCAAGAAAGGTCTTGAATGACCCAAGAATAGAATATCAGTTTTTCACTCGTATATTTGTCAGTGTTTCGCAACAATATGACAAGAAAAAAGTGCTTCTTGGTATACTAAGATACTTTGACAAGAAAACTAGAGATCAAGATGTATCCGAGAATGATTTAGTTGCCGAGGTCGCAGAGAAATTGACAGGTAAGTATTTGATTGTCATGGATGATGTTTGGGACACAGAAGTATGGGATGATATCAAGGATGCATTTCCAGACAACAGCAAGGGTAGTAGGGTGTTAATAACTACTAGACGTGTGTCTGTGGCCAATTGTGCTAAAACAAGTAGTGAACCCTATCCATTGAGACTGATGAAACCAGAAGAGGCTGAAGAGTTATTGAGGACAAAGGTtttcaaggaaaacaaatgccCACCAGAGGAACTGCAATTGcttgaaacaaaaattctggATAAATGTGCTGGGCTACCACTAGCAGTCGTGGTAACAGCAGGTATTCTTAAGATTCATGCAAAAGATGCAAAGTGGTGGGAGGATGTGCATCTTGGTGTGGCTCAGTTTGTTGGTGATGACCAGAAAAAAATTGGTCAAAACCAAAAGAATATCGATGATTTAATAAGGAGGAGTTATGATAACTTGCCTCATATGCTCAAAGCATGTTTTCTATACCTTGGTGTCTTCCCTGAAGATATGGAGATTCAAGTGTCAAAACTGTTGCAACTATGGATTGCTGAAACATTCATTCTGCAATATGAGACAGCAAGCCTGGAGAGAATAGCAGAACGATGTTTAGAGGAATTGGTTGACAGGAATTTAGTGATGGTGGGACAGAGAACTTTAAGTGGTCGGATTAAGACGTGTCGGCTCCATGACACGCTGCGTGACTTCTGCAGGAAGACAGCCAAAGCAGAAGAACTTTTCCAAGTAATTCATGGTATGGGTGCCACTTCATCTTCCAGTCATCGCCTTTGCTGCATTAACTCTCACTTCTTGCGGTATATTTCGGATTGTGAAAAACAGAAACAGCATGGTGAGAAAGTCCGATCTTTCTTGAGCTTTGGCCTGGATGAAACTACATTGGACAAAGATCTCTGCCCAATTTCAAGCGTATTTAAGCCCTTCAAACTAGTCCGAGTGTTGGATATTTTATCCATCAAGCTTCCCTATAAACGTTTTCCCACCAAATTACTTGAACTTGTTCTTCTAAAGTTTATTGCCATCTATTGCGAACTGCACACCCTTCCAAGTAGAATGTCTGCCTTGACCAACTTGGAAACACTTATCGTTCACACAACATTCCCCACCCTAAAAATAGAAGCGGACATTTGGGAGATGACAAAGCTAAGGCATCTGCATACTAATACCACAACATGCTTGCCTAAGTGTAAGAAGCAATCCTCTGGCAGCGAAAACCTACAGACTTTGTCTACTGTTTCACCTGAAAGTCTTAAGAATGAAGTGTTTGGAAGGACTAAGAAACTCAGGAAGCTTGGTATACGCGGGAATTTAGGCACTCTTGTGGAGGCCAATGGTGAGTCTAGTTTGTTTCAGAGTCATTGCAAGCTAGACTCCCTTGAAACTCTGAAGTTACATCATGATACTGATGATGGAAACCAGAGGCAGCTTGTCCTTCCTCAACcacacaaatttccaagaactCTAACAAGGTTGAGTCTGCATAACACAAGGCTACATTGGGAAGTTCATATGCCTATACTTGGAAAGCTTCGGTATCTTGAGGTTCTCAAGTTGAAGGACAATGCTTTTGTGGGGAAGGATTGGCGCACAGAAGAAGGAGGTTTTCATTCTCTAAAAGTTTTGTTCATTGGAGCTACAGATTTAGAGTGTTGGTTGGCTAAAGCCACTAATTTCCCAGAACTCAGATACCTTATCCTCAAGCACTGCAGAACACTTATACAGATCCCACCTGACTTTGTCCACATGAAGAACCTGGAGAAGATTAACCTGGAACGTACGAATGCTAAGCTAGTTTCATCTGCCAGGAGAATTTTTTCACAACGATCAAAAATGCTTGGACTGCAAAAGGCTAacgaaactaaaccgattaagcTCATTGTTTATCCTCCAGAATAGTGATGGCCAAGCAAACACGCTCATCAAGTACTTCTTTGACAGGATAGTCAAACCCTTCTGACTTCCAGTCCCTGAATCCATCTTTTAATGCTTCATCTTGCAAGAAACTTAAAGAATGCTTTTTTGCGGGATTTCATGCTCACTTGCTTTTGTCTTTTGCTCCTCCAAATGAATTCATCAAATGGAAACGTTGAAGCTTCTGTCTCTCGTTGTTTTCTTCTCTGTTCTGCATTGATAAAGCCTAGTTACCTAGCTCTAGCTCCACGCAACAACATTCAACTGGCATAAGCTCCTTGCATTGCTTTGTTTTAGTGCcttttgactttgctcaaataCTCCTTTGAGCAAAGTTTATCTGTGATGAACACAAGGCCACAGGTCTCTTGGCCAATCTAGTACTGAGAAACAAGGTGATCAAAGGTATTATGTTTGTGCTAGGTAACTCAGCTGGATCAAATCTAGAGCCATGTATTTCCTTTTGTTGAAAGGTCAGGTTTTCACCTCTTCATCTTGTTGCCTTGTTTTTGAAGTCTTGGATGAGTCTTGCTGTAATGTACGTTTGAATGTGaccatttatttgctttcagtTTTGTAATTCAAGAACTCCTAAAATTAAGATTCTATACTTAAATTGCgatgaaaattggatttttGTTGCATTTTGGCACTTGGCCCGTGAACCATTTGATCATCATATCAGATTTTCTTGCAGACACAAACCTGATAACTGCAGGTGAACTGACATGGTTCCAAAGTAGAAATGCTAGAATGACGTGGGGTTCTGAGTCAACTCCAATCATATTGTGATGCCCCCTGAAAAATATTCATGTACCGTGTTCGAGTTCAGAAGAGGAATCTTAATAGGAATACTCCTTTCTGTTGGATATTGGTGATTTTGATAGCCTTAACTATAGGTGGCAAACCAACccacttaactaaatttacccatgtctgtccatgaatagatgggtatgggtatcttaaatttttgtatatgggtataaatgggttacctaATAATACCcgataatacccatttaataaatgggtattattgggtaacccatcaaatttaattaacccatttagaattctcttcccccaaatctcttctcttctccacctattttttttttcaaaattttcattttgtcatgatgttaactacttttgtttcattattattattatttgttggttttatcttattattttattttatcttaatttgttaacttgctcatttttcagcattaccaatttatgataaattttaggctattttcttatctttctaaaatgtaattttaaatttatatatgaaaataaacaaacccatttt is from Coffea arabica cultivar ET-39 unplaced genomic scaffold, Coffea Arabica ET-39 HiFi ptg000054l, whole genome shotgun sequence and encodes:
- the LOC140032778 gene encoding putative late blight resistance protein homolog R1A-3; this encodes METAVGVGVRFILQNVLQLIQDNRKLISSNDTKLDELCSDLDLLKTFMDKYGEEHYDNEVLRKLAGDFRRLAREVEDVLETHIVDKLVYTNKNIFKKAVGVFDHLNNLRNTGKDVLNLSMKMKKAEDDNRGIGIPTWTMEEIKKDNSTSEDNKAGSNQEGDRIIGFDDAADDVLELLGGKELVESKSAVEEQSKCETGQHSESKPPSTSKAELHNASKQLEVVSIHGMVGLGKTTLARKVLNDPRIEYQFFTRIFVSVSQQYDKKKVLLGILRYFDKKTRDQDVSENDLVAEVAEKLTGKYLIVMDDVWDTEVWDDIKDAFPDNSKGSRVLITTRRVSVANCAKTSSEPYPLRLMKPEEAEELLRTKVFKENKCPPEELQLLETKILDKCAGLPLAVVVTAGILKIHAKDAKWWEDVHLGVAQFVGDDQKKIGQNQKNIDDLIRRSYDNLPHMLKACFLYLGVFPEDMEIQVSKLLQLWIAETFILQYETASLERIAERCLEELVDRNLVMVGQRTLSGRIKTCRLHDTLRDFCRKTAKAEELFQVIHGMGATSSSSHRLCCINSHFLRYISDCEKQKQHGEKVRSFLSFGLDETTLDKDLCPISSVFKPFKLVRVLDILSIKLPYKRFPTKLLELVLLKFIAIYCELHTLPSRMSALTNLETLIVHTTFPTLKIEADIWEMTKLRHLHTNTTTCLPKCKKQSSGSENLQTLSTVSPESLKNEVFGRTKKLRKLGIRGNLGTLVEANGESSLFQSHCKLDSLETLKLHHDTDDGNQRQLVLPQPHKFPRTLTRLSLHNTRLHWEVHMPILGKLRYLEVLKLKDNAFVGKDWRTEEGGFHSLKVLFIGATDLECWLAKATNFPELRYLILKHCRTLIQIPPDFVHMKNLEKINLERTNAKLVSSARRIFSQRSKMLGLQKANETKPIKLIVYPPE